One genomic window of Tenacibaculum tangerinum includes the following:
- a CDS encoding quinone-dependent dihydroorotate dehydrogenase has translation MYKSIIRPIFFLFDPEKIHHFTFSLVKFLSKIPGIPAIFRGMYQVNDTKLERNLFGLTFKNPVGLAAGFDKNAVLYNELANFGFGFVEIGTVTPKGQVGNPKKRLFRLQDDKGIINRMGFNNEGLEAAIEQLKKNKGKIIIGGNIGKNTLTAPENYTEDYIACFKGLYPYVDYFVLNVSCPNVSSHAKLEDVDYLKELITEVQKIDTELSEDRSRDSLVAERSRSKPILLKIAPDLNNQQLDEIIQLVAETKIDGVIASNTSVNRDNLKASKERLQEIGNGGVSGQPVKDKSTKVIQYLAKNSNKAFPIIGVGGIHSEKDALEKLEAGADLVQIYTGFIYEGPSLVKRINKAILSKQY, from the coding sequence ATGTATAAATCAATTATTCGCCCGATTTTCTTTTTGTTTGATCCAGAAAAAATTCATCATTTTACCTTTTCATTAGTAAAGTTTTTATCGAAAATACCGGGAATCCCCGCTATTTTTAGAGGCATGTATCAAGTAAACGATACAAAATTAGAGCGCAATTTATTCGGGTTAACATTTAAAAACCCTGTAGGATTAGCAGCAGGATTTGATAAAAATGCAGTGCTGTATAATGAACTGGCAAATTTTGGCTTTGGTTTTGTTGAAATTGGTACGGTAACCCCAAAGGGTCAAGTAGGAAACCCAAAAAAGCGTTTGTTCCGCTTACAAGATGATAAAGGAATTATTAACCGAATGGGATTTAATAATGAAGGATTAGAAGCAGCCATCGAACAATTAAAAAAGAACAAAGGAAAAATAATAATAGGAGGAAATATAGGTAAGAATACCTTAACAGCTCCTGAGAATTATACCGAAGACTACATAGCCTGTTTCAAAGGACTATACCCGTATGTAGATTATTTTGTACTGAATGTAAGCTGTCCGAATGTATCGAGTCATGCCAAGCTAGAAGATGTCGATTATTTGAAGGAATTGATTACCGAAGTTCAAAAAATAGATACAGAATTATCGGAAGATCGTAGTCGAGATTCATTGGTTGCTGAGCGTAGTCGAAGCAAACCTATCTTATTAAAAATAGCTCCAGACTTAAACAACCAACAATTAGACGAAATCATTCAATTGGTGGCAGAAACAAAAATTGACGGAGTCATCGCATCAAACACATCGGTAAATAGAGATAACTTAAAAGCTTCTAAAGAGCGTTTACAAGAAATCGGAAACGGAGGAGTAAGCGGACAGCCAGTAAAAGACAAAAGCACGAAAGTTATTCAATACTTAGCAAAGAATTCTAACAAAGCATTTCCAATTATTGGAGTAGGAGGTATTCACTCTGAAAAAGATGCCTTAGAAAAGCTAGAAGCAGGGGCAGACCTAGTGCAGATTTATACAGGATTTATTTACGAAGGACCTAGCTTGGTAAAGAGAATCAATAAAGCTATTTTATCAAAACAATACTAA
- the pheT gene encoding phenylalanine--tRNA ligase subunit beta: MKISYNWLQQFLQIDWEAEKTGELLTDLGLEVEGIEKIESIKGSLKGVVVGEVITCEKHPNADKLKVTTVNLGNGSPVQIVCGAPNVAAGQKVPVATIGTMLYDEKGEGFKIKKGKIRGEESHGMICAEDELGLGQSHDGIMILDETLVPGTPCSEVFNIETDYVFEIGLTPNRTDAMSHYGVARDLRAGLIQQGTSMELISPSVSNFHVDERTHKIDIVVENKDLVPRYCGITITDVEVKESPEWIQNRLKAIGLTPKNNIVDITNYVLHELGQPLHAFDASKIRGGKVVVKTLEEGTKFTTLDEVERELSSEDIMICDADENPLCIGGVFGGAKSGVTEHTTSIFLESAYFNPVSIRKTAKRHALNTDASFRFERGIDINTTKYALKRAALLIEEYAGGKMSSDILDFYPAKVEDFEVFLSFENAYRLIGQEIPKETIKKILASLEIKINSVTDAGLGLVVPSYRVDVQREADIIEEILRVYGYNNIEFSHKLNTSISFDDDKEVKIENIVANQLTSLGFNETMANSLTKGDYIELSDNLNADFNVEMLNPLSNDLKVMRQSLLFSGLESVAYNINRKNNSLKFYEFGKTYHKYESGYQEDKHLTLFVTGTRTQDSWKVATQTSDFFYLKGIVTTLLSRLGIDTLKTTPTKSDVFSEGITLSLGKTKLVELGVVKRAILKEFSIKQEVLFADFNWQNILDLVGKKKIKVADLPKFPAVKRDLALLLDNKVEFKEIYNLAFQSERKLLKEVDLFDVYEGDKLPEGKKSYAVSFVIQDENKTLADKQIDKIMQKLQQTFEKNLDAVLR, translated from the coding sequence ATGAAGATATCATACAATTGGTTACAACAATTTTTACAGATAGACTGGGAGGCAGAGAAAACAGGAGAATTGTTAACAGATTTAGGTCTTGAAGTAGAGGGAATTGAAAAAATAGAAAGTATAAAAGGGAGTTTGAAAGGCGTTGTTGTAGGAGAAGTTATAACTTGCGAAAAGCACCCCAATGCAGATAAGTTAAAGGTTACTACTGTTAATTTAGGAAATGGCAGCCCTGTACAAATTGTATGTGGTGCTCCTAATGTTGCAGCAGGGCAAAAAGTTCCTGTAGCTACTATTGGTACGATGTTGTATGATGAAAAAGGGGAAGGTTTTAAAATTAAAAAGGGAAAGATTCGAGGAGAGGAGAGTCATGGAATGATTTGTGCCGAAGACGAGTTAGGTTTAGGACAAAGCCATGACGGTATTATGATTTTAGACGAAACTTTAGTCCCAGGTACTCCGTGTTCAGAAGTTTTTAATATCGAAACAGATTATGTTTTTGAAATTGGTTTAACACCAAACCGAACAGATGCTATGAGTCATTATGGTGTTGCACGTGACTTACGCGCAGGGTTAATTCAGCAAGGAACTAGTATGGAATTGATTTCTCCATCGGTTTCAAATTTTCATGTTGATGAACGCACTCATAAAATTGATATTGTAGTAGAAAATAAAGATTTAGTACCGCGCTATTGTGGGATTACTATTACCGATGTTGAAGTAAAGGAATCTCCAGAATGGATTCAAAATAGATTGAAAGCCATAGGGTTAACTCCAAAGAATAATATTGTGGATATTACGAACTACGTGTTACACGAGTTAGGACAACCCTTACACGCTTTTGATGCTTCAAAAATTAGAGGAGGTAAAGTAGTGGTAAAAACCTTAGAAGAAGGAACGAAGTTTACAACCTTAGATGAGGTAGAAAGAGAATTATCTTCTGAAGATATTATGATTTGTGATGCCGATGAAAACCCGTTATGTATAGGCGGAGTGTTTGGAGGAGCAAAATCGGGAGTTACTGAGCATACAACCTCTATTTTCTTAGAAAGCGCCTATTTCAATCCAGTATCAATACGAAAAACAGCCAAACGTCACGCACTAAATACCGACGCTTCTTTCCGTTTTGAAAGAGGAATCGATATCAATACTACAAAATATGCGTTAAAACGTGCTGCTTTATTAATCGAAGAGTATGCAGGAGGAAAAATGTCTTCTGATATTCTAGATTTCTACCCAGCAAAAGTTGAAGATTTTGAAGTATTCTTATCTTTCGAGAATGCGTACAGGTTAATAGGTCAAGAAATACCTAAAGAAACTATTAAAAAAATCTTAGCTTCACTAGAAATTAAAATTAACAGTGTTACCGATGCAGGCTTAGGTTTAGTAGTACCTTCATACCGAGTAGACGTTCAGCGTGAAGCGGATATCATAGAAGAAATTTTACGTGTTTACGGATATAATAACATAGAATTTTCTCATAAGTTAAATACCTCTATTTCCTTTGATGATGATAAGGAAGTAAAAATTGAAAACATTGTAGCCAATCAGTTAACATCGTTAGGATTTAATGAAACTATGGCGAATTCGTTAACGAAGGGTGATTATATTGAGCTGTCTGATAACTTAAATGCCGATTTTAACGTAGAAATGCTAAATCCGTTAAGTAACGACTTAAAAGTAATGCGTCAATCGTTATTGTTTAGTGGTTTAGAGTCGGTTGCATACAATATCAACAGAAAAAACAATTCACTAAAGTTTTATGAGTTCGGTAAAACCTATCATAAATATGAAAGCGGATACCAAGAAGACAAGCATTTAACTTTGTTTGTCACAGGTACGAGAACACAAGATAGTTGGAAGGTAGCTACACAAACATCAGACTTCTTTTACCTTAAAGGAATTGTAACAACCTTATTAAGCCGTTTAGGAATTGATACTTTAAAAACTACTCCAACAAAATCGGATGTGTTTTCAGAAGGAATTACCCTAAGCTTAGGAAAAACAAAGTTGGTTGAATTGGGAGTGGTGAAAAGAGCCATCTTAAAAGAGTTTTCAATAAAACAAGAAGTATTGTTTGCTGACTTTAATTGGCAGAATATTCTAGATTTAGTAGGCAAGAAAAAAATAAAAGTAGCAGATTTACCTAAATTTCCAGCTGTAAAGCGTGATTTAGCCTTGTTATTAGATAATAAAGTTGAATTCAAAGAAATTTATAACTTGGCATTTCAGTCAGAAAGAAAATTATTGAAAGAAGTAGATTTGTTTGATGTATATGAAGGCGACAAATTGCCAGAAGGTAAAAAGTCGTATGCGGTAAGCTTTGTTATTCAAGATGAAAACAAAACTTTGGCAGATAAACAAATAGATAAAATAATGCAGAAATTACAGCAAACATTCGAAAAGAATTTAGATGCTGTATTACGATAA